CGGACCTGGGATGTGGTCGGACAAGCGATGGACTGGAATATGGTCCCCTATGATGTTCAGCTGATCGGCGGTATTGTCCTGCACCAGGGAAAGATAGCCGAGATGGCCACCGGCGAGGGTAAAACCCTGGTAGCCACCCTGCCCATTTATTTGAATGCCTTAAGCGGCGAGGGTGTCCATGTCGTGACGGTCAATGATTATCTGGCCAAACGCGACAGCGAGTGGATGGGCCGCATTTTTGAATACCTCGGTCTGACGGTCGGTTGTATTCAAAATGAAATGGACAGCTCCCAGCGCCGGAGCGAATATCTCAAGGATATCACCTACGGCACCAATAACGAGTTCGGTTTTGATTACCTTCGCGATAATATGGCCCAGACCATCGATGACCGGGTTCATCGCGGTTATCATTACGCCATTGTCGACGAGGTCGACTCGGTCCTGGTCGATGAGGCCCGGACCCCGTTGATTATTTCCGGACCGGTCGAAAGCGCCATCCACAAGCGCTACTCCGAAATGCAGCCGATTGTCAATACCCTGGTCCGTAAACAGACCAACCTGATCAATGAGAAAATCGCCCGCGCTGAAAAATTACTGCAATCGGATGATGGAGCGGCCCAGTACGAGGCCGGAGAACTGCTTTTGGCCGCCCGGAAGGGTGCCCCCAAGAACAAAAAATACCTGAAACTGATCAAAGAACCGGGCCTCCTTAACCTGATCAATCGGGTCGAATCCGATTATATGCGCGATAAAAAACTACACCTCGTCGATGAAATGCTGTACTACGCCATTGATGAGAAGGAACATTCCATCAATCTCACCGATCACGGCCGAACCCAGTTTTCAAAAGAGGAACAGGAACTGTTCATCATCCCCGATATCACCGAGGCCCTTTCGGAAATCGAGGGTGATGAATCCCTGTCCCCCGATGAGAAAACCCGCCGGATCGATGAGATGTATCGCCTGCATTCGGAGCGTTCGGAAAAAGTCCACTCCATCAGCCAGCTTCTCAGGGCCTATACGCTTTTCGAAAAAGATGTCGAATATGTCGTTCAGGACGGCAAAGTTCTTATTGTCGATGAATTTACCGGACGGATTATGCCGGGACGACGGTACTCCGATGGTATGCATCAGGCTATCGAGGCCAAGGAAAATGTTCAGATCGAAAGTGAATCTCAGACCCTGGCCACCATTACCCTGCAGAATTATTTCAGAATGTACGACAAATTGGCCGGTATGACCGGTACCGCCGAAACCGAGGCCCAGGAATTCTGGGATATCTACAAGCTCGATGTTATCAGTATCCCGACCAACGAGCCGGTCCGCCGGATTGACTACAACGACGAAATTTACCGCACTCGCCGCGAAAAATATAATGCCATTATCGATGAAATCATCGACTGCTATAATAATAACCGCCCGGTTCTGGTCGGCACTATTTCGGTCGAAGTTTCCGAAACCCTTTCCCGAATGCTCAAACGTAAAGGGGTTCCTCATAATGTCCTTAATGCCAAACATCACCGGATGGAGGCCGAAATCGTGGCCGGGGCGGGTCAGCCTCGTTCAGTGACCATTGCCACCAATATGGCCGGCCGTGGTACCGATATCAAACTCGGCAATAAAGTAGTCAAACATCCCAACTGCGCCCTCAAAGACCCTGATATCAATCAGGAAATATGTCCTCTGATCAAAGAGCTTAAATGTCACGATGGCGTCCCCTGCGGACTGCATATAATCGGAACCGAGCGCCATGAATCACGCCGTATCGACCGCCAGTTACGGGGACGCTCCGGCCGCCAGGGTGATCCCGGTTCCTCACGGTTCTATCTCTCGCTCGAAGATGATTTAATGCGGCTGTTCGGGTCGGACCGCCTTGGCCGAATCATGGATCGTCTCGGGGTCGAGGAGGGCGAAGTCATCACTCACCCGATGGTCAACAAGGCTATCGAACGGGCCCAGAAACGGGTCGAACTGCAAAACTTCTCCATCCGGAAACATACCCTCGAGTATGATGATGTCATGAATGCCCAGCGCGAGGTCATTTACGACCGGCGCCTGGCCGCCCTGGAACGGGAATCAATCAAGGACGAAGTTGTTGAATTAATCGAGTCGGTTCTCCAGACCCTCATCGATCGACACTGCCCCGAAAAAGAATACGCCGAAAACTGGGATTTGAATACGCTCAAGGAAGACCTGCGCAATATTTATCTCCTTAATCTCGAATTCCGCGCCGAGGATATTCCCGGCCTGACCCACGAGCGGCTATTCGAGCAGGTCCACAAAGCGGTTCTGACATTCTATGAACGCAAAGAACGGCTGTACGGCGAGGAAATCATGCGAAAGCTGGAACGGTACGCCGTCCTGATGACCATCGACCGCCACTGGCGCGATCATATGTATGAAATGGATCAGCTTAAGACCGGAATCGGCCTGCGAGGCTATGGACAACGCGATCCATTGATCGAATACAAGCGGGAAGCCTATCGTATCTTTGCCGAGTTGATTGACCAGATCGATAAGGATATTGTCGGAATGGTATATAAACTCCAGGTCAATATTCCGGAGAAATCGCGTGAGGAACGCCGCCGCGAGGTCCAGCAGAAACAGCTTACCGCTCAACACGAAGACACCGTCGGGATGGGTTTTGGTTCGGCAACCCAGACCGAGGAAGCCAACCCGATGGCTGAGGCTTCCCGGCGGGGCAAAGCCCAGCCGCTCAAGCGTGAGGGCAAAAAGGTTAAGCCCAATGACCCCTGCCCCTGCGGCTCCGGGAAAAAATATAAAAAATGCCACGGGCGGGTCGACTAATCCGGATCGGGGGATCAAATTTATCAGTATTCGTCTGCTCGCCTTTTCCGGTCGGGTCTAATGTTTCCGATGACCGCAGTATTAATTGACAAAATTTCCTTCGGAGATCAAAAATGTGTATCTTGGGAAATTAGCCGACGTATATAAGATTTGTTTGCGGGATATTTATGATAAACCTGTTGTTCGTATGTTCGGGAAATTCCTGCCGGAGTCAGATGGGTGAGGGGCTGGCCCGTCAAATAGCTGACGGGAGATTTCAGGTCAAGTCGGCCGGTGTGACACCGATTGGTGTCCACCCGGCGGCAATTGCATCCATGCGCGAAATCGGTATCGATATCTCCGATCAGACATCGGATTTGCTGACCGGTGAACTTCTGGAATGGACCGATTTTGTCATCACTCTGTGCAATCAGGCTCGCGACCACTGTCCCGCCATTCCGCCCGGCGTCAGGCATATCCACTGGGATATCCCCAATCCCGACCAGCTTTATTTATCCCCGGAAGATCGGAATCGGCAATTTGCGGCTGTCCGTGACCTGATTAAAGAAAGAATCGAAACCTTGTTTAAAGAAATTAAATAGCCTTGTTACTATGATTCATACTGTTTTTTTTGATGTCGGCGGCACCCTGGTAACCGGGGAATCGACTCTGAAGGTTATCGCTGATCGGCTTGATCCGAAACAATCCGAACCTATTTTCAGGTATATGGTCGATCGTTTTATGGAAATATACCTCGATGAAAATCCCCCCCGCTTTTATTCCATCAAGGAGCTTTTAACCCTGTCGACCCGGTTGGCGGCGGAAGAATTCGGGACACCGGATCTGAGTCATCAAACCGTGGAAATCTACCGCTGGCACCATATGAATAATGATCACCTTTATGATGATACCGTGGCCACCCTGGAAAATTTGAAAGATAAGGGTCTCCGCCTTATTTTAATAAGCG
The Candidatus Zixiibacteriota bacterium DNA segment above includes these coding regions:
- the secA gene encoding preprotein translocase subunit SecA, whose product is MANIITKIFGTKHERDIKKIRPLVGQINEYCEQYKTLSEDELRGKTEEFKKRLAEGETTDDLLPEAFAVVKETCRRLCGRTWDVVGQAMDWNMVPYDVQLIGGIVLHQGKIAEMATGEGKTLVATLPIYLNALSGEGVHVVTVNDYLAKRDSEWMGRIFEYLGLTVGCIQNEMDSSQRRSEYLKDITYGTNNEFGFDYLRDNMAQTIDDRVHRGYHYAIVDEVDSVLVDEARTPLIISGPVESAIHKRYSEMQPIVNTLVRKQTNLINEKIARAEKLLQSDDGAAQYEAGELLLAARKGAPKNKKYLKLIKEPGLLNLINRVESDYMRDKKLHLVDEMLYYAIDEKEHSINLTDHGRTQFSKEEQELFIIPDITEALSEIEGDESLSPDEKTRRIDEMYRLHSERSEKVHSISQLLRAYTLFEKDVEYVVQDGKVLIVDEFTGRIMPGRRYSDGMHQAIEAKENVQIESESQTLATITLQNYFRMYDKLAGMTGTAETEAQEFWDIYKLDVISIPTNEPVRRIDYNDEIYRTRREKYNAIIDEIIDCYNNNRPVLVGTISVEVSETLSRMLKRKGVPHNVLNAKHHRMEAEIVAGAGQPRSVTIATNMAGRGTDIKLGNKVVKHPNCALKDPDINQEICPLIKELKCHDGVPCGLHIIGTERHESRRIDRQLRGRSGRQGDPGSSRFYLSLEDDLMRLFGSDRLGRIMDRLGVEEGEVITHPMVNKAIERAQKRVELQNFSIRKHTLEYDDVMNAQREVIYDRRLAALERESIKDEVVELIESVLQTLIDRHCPEKEYAENWDLNTLKEDLRNIYLLNLEFRAEDIPGLTHERLFEQVHKAVLTFYERKERLYGEEIMRKLERYAVLMTIDRHWRDHMYEMDQLKTGIGLRGYGQRDPLIEYKREAYRIFAELIDQIDKDIVGMVYKLQVNIPEKSREERRREVQQKQLTAQHEDTVGMGFGSATQTEEANPMAEASRRGKAQPLKREGKKVKPNDPCPCGSGKKYKKCHGRVD
- a CDS encoding HAD-IA family hydrolase → MIHTVFFDVGGTLVTGESTLKVIADRLDPKQSEPIFRYMVDRFMEIYLDENPPRFYSIKELLTLSTRLAAEEFGTPDLSHQTVEIYRWHHMNNDHLYDDTVATLENLKDKGLRLILISDADADVLEEQLRMFDILKYFDGTIISSHTKAYKPSDPVVRKALEYCNEPLSGILFVGDTIVDLKTAEKMKVRSALINRNGRFKYKADHQITHLNQIFDIIDNTI
- a CDS encoding arsenate reductase ArsC, which codes for MINLLFVCSGNSCRSQMGEGLARQIADGRFQVKSAGVTPIGVHPAAIASMREIGIDISDQTSDLLTGELLEWTDFVITLCNQARDHCPAIPPGVRHIHWDIPNPDQLYLSPEDRNRQFAAVRDLIKERIETLFKEIK